The Oncorhynchus tshawytscha isolate Ot180627B linkage group LG05, Otsh_v2.0, whole genome shotgun sequence genome includes a window with the following:
- the xrcc3 gene encoding DNA repair protein XRCC3 isoform X2, whose amino-acid sequence MYPRLNANVKSARKILSLSGPDLQRLTHLSKSDVQHLHTAVAISYRRHSPVTALQVHRGECPSLEPGHKLSLACPVLDALLRGGVPLSGITELAGESSAGKTQFGLQLCLSVQYPLAYGGLNSGAVYICTEDSFPIKRLRQLITQQARLRPELPQALIRSIRFSDNIYIEHAADLGALQACVSQRVPILLSRGLVRLVVVDSVAALFRSEFQADEGIERARHMLAFAATLHRLSHNYSTPVLCINQVTEVMDGPDPAHCNFGLVDNKVLPALGMAWANQVMVRLMLLRLPGCVGTGEQGGTSAPRRLEVVFAPHLPRASCLCGVWEEGVRGLPNRPRSVTNSVTKRLETTGELGLNDGT is encoded by the exons ATGTATCCCAGACTAAATG CTAATGTGAAATCAGCGAGGAAGATTCTCAGTCTCTCGGGTCCGGATCTACAACGACTCACCCACCTGTCAAAGTCAGACGTGCAACACCTGCACACAGCTGTTGCTATCTCTTACCGCAGACATTCACCTGTAACAG CCTTACAAGTGCACCGTGGAGAGTGTCCCTCTTTGGAACCTGGGCACAAGCTAAGTTTGGCTTGCCCCGTTCTGGACGCTCTACTGCGAGGTGGTGTACCGTTGAGCGGCATCACAGAACTGGCAGGGGAGAGCAGTGCAGGAAAGACCCAGTTTGGCTTGCAGCTGTGTCTTTCTGTGCAGTACCCACTGGCGTATGGAGGGCTCAATTCAG GAGCTGTGTATATTTGCACAGAAGACTCATTTCCCATCAAGCGTCTGCGGCAGCTCATTACCCAGCAGGCTCGGCTGCGGCCAGAGCTTCCCCAGGCCCTGATACGGAGCATCCGTTTCAGCGACAACATCTATATAGAGCATGCTGCCGATCTG GGTGCACTGCAGGCCTGCGTGTCCCAGCGGGTGCCCATTCTGCTCTCCCGGGGCCTTGTTCGGCTGGTGGTGGTGGACTCGGTGGCGGCTCTGTTCCGCAGCGAGTTCCAGGCGGACGAGGGTATCGAGAGAGCCCGCCACATGCTGGCCTTTGCCGCCACTCTCCACCGCCTGAGTCACAACTACAGTACCCCGGTGCTGTGCATCAACCAG GTGACAGAAGTAATGGATGGGCCAGATCCAGCACACTGTAACTTTGG GTTGGTGGACAATAAGGTGCTGCCCGCCCTGGGCATGGCCTGGGCCAACCAGGTGATGGTGAGGCTGATGCTGCTCCGCCTCCCGGGCTGTGTGGGCACCGGGGAGCAGGGCGGTACCAGCGCCCCTCGCAGGCTGGAGGTGGTGTTCGCCCCCCACCTCCCCAGAGCCAGCTGCCTGTGTGGGGTGTGGGAGGAAGGAGTGAGAGGGCTGCCAAACAGACCCCGGTCCGTCACCAACAGCGTTACCAAGAGACTTGAAACCACAGGCGAATTGGGCCTGAACGATGGTACCTAA
- the xrcc3 gene encoding DNA repair protein XRCC3 isoform X1 has protein sequence MVCMGNMDWEQLELNPRIIAAVKKANVKSARKILSLSGPDLQRLTHLSKSDVQHLHTAVAISYRRHSPVTALQVHRGECPSLEPGHKLSLACPVLDALLRGGVPLSGITELAGESSAGKTQFGLQLCLSVQYPLAYGGLNSGAVYICTEDSFPIKRLRQLITQQARLRPELPQALIRSIRFSDNIYIEHAADLGALQACVSQRVPILLSRGLVRLVVVDSVAALFRSEFQADEGIERARHMLAFAATLHRLSHNYSTPVLCINQVTEVMDGPDPAHCNFGLVDNKVLPALGMAWANQVMVRLMLLRLPGCVGTGEQGGTSAPRRLEVVFAPHLPRASCLCGVWEEGVRGLPNRPRSVTNSVTKRLETTGELGLNDGT, from the exons ATGGTATGTATGGGAAATATGGATTGGGAACAATTGGAGCTCAACCCAAGGATTATAGCAGCCGTAAAGAAAG CTAATGTGAAATCAGCGAGGAAGATTCTCAGTCTCTCGGGTCCGGATCTACAACGACTCACCCACCTGTCAAAGTCAGACGTGCAACACCTGCACACAGCTGTTGCTATCTCTTACCGCAGACATTCACCTGTAACAG CCTTACAAGTGCACCGTGGAGAGTGTCCCTCTTTGGAACCTGGGCACAAGCTAAGTTTGGCTTGCCCCGTTCTGGACGCTCTACTGCGAGGTGGTGTACCGTTGAGCGGCATCACAGAACTGGCAGGGGAGAGCAGTGCAGGAAAGACCCAGTTTGGCTTGCAGCTGTGTCTTTCTGTGCAGTACCCACTGGCGTATGGAGGGCTCAATTCAG GAGCTGTGTATATTTGCACAGAAGACTCATTTCCCATCAAGCGTCTGCGGCAGCTCATTACCCAGCAGGCTCGGCTGCGGCCAGAGCTTCCCCAGGCCCTGATACGGAGCATCCGTTTCAGCGACAACATCTATATAGAGCATGCTGCCGATCTG GGTGCACTGCAGGCCTGCGTGTCCCAGCGGGTGCCCATTCTGCTCTCCCGGGGCCTTGTTCGGCTGGTGGTGGTGGACTCGGTGGCGGCTCTGTTCCGCAGCGAGTTCCAGGCGGACGAGGGTATCGAGAGAGCCCGCCACATGCTGGCCTTTGCCGCCACTCTCCACCGCCTGAGTCACAACTACAGTACCCCGGTGCTGTGCATCAACCAG GTGACAGAAGTAATGGATGGGCCAGATCCAGCACACTGTAACTTTGG GTTGGTGGACAATAAGGTGCTGCCCGCCCTGGGCATGGCCTGGGCCAACCAGGTGATGGTGAGGCTGATGCTGCTCCGCCTCCCGGGCTGTGTGGGCACCGGGGAGCAGGGCGGTACCAGCGCCCCTCGCAGGCTGGAGGTGGTGTTCGCCCCCCACCTCCCCAGAGCCAGCTGCCTGTGTGGGGTGTGGGAGGAAGGAGTGAGAGGGCTGCCAAACAGACCCCGGTCCGTCACCAACAGCGTTACCAAGAGACTTGAAACCACAGGCGAATTGGGCCTGAACGATGGTACCTAA